From Meles meles chromosome 5, mMelMel3.1 paternal haplotype, whole genome shotgun sequence, one genomic window encodes:
- the DPPA5 gene encoding developmental pluripotency-associated 5 protein yields MGTLPERKDIPPWVKAPEDLKDPEVLQVQTQLLEALFGPAGSRIPYIEQVSKVMLELRVLESSDLTEVVVYGSYLHKLRARWMLQSMAEWHRQRQERGMLKLEDAMKALELGPWMK; encoded by the exons ATGGGGACGCTACCAGAACGAAAAGATATTCCACCATGGGTGAAAGCTCCCGAAGACCTGAAAGATCCCGAGGTGTTGCAGGTCCAGACGCAGCTCTTGGAGGCTCTGTTTG GCCCAGCGGGATCTCGAATCCCGTACATCGAGCAAGTGAGCAAAGTCATGCTCGAGCTAAGGGTTCTGGAATCCTCGGACCTCACGGAGGTCGTGGTTTATGGCTCTTACTTGCACAAGCTCAGGGCCAGGTGGATGCTACAGTCCATGGCCGAATGGCACCGCCAGCGACAGGAACGAG GGATGCTCAAACTTGAGGATGCCATGAAAGCCCTAGAGCTAGGTCCTTGGATGAAGTGA